The genomic segment GCTTAGGGGCAAGTATTTTTCTTTTTGGTTAATGATTTAGAATAAGCCCTTTGGGGCTTTTCATTTTTTTCAGTTTATGGAAGTCTCTCTATCGCAACGCTGTTTATAAAGGTATACCTTTGAGGATAGCGAAAAAAAGTGTTTTCAATATCCCTAAAGGTATTGTTTTATTTTTATAAACGTTTATAATGTAGTTAACACCTTTTCGGACAATTAGGAGCTAATCATGAGAACAATTACGAGAGAATACGGATACGCTAGGGTTTCCACTAAAAATCAAAATGAAGATCGGCAGTTAACCGTATTACGGGAACAGGGTATTCCAGAGGATTATATTTTTGTAGATAAGGTTAGCGGCAAGAATTTTGACCGTCCAGAATATCAGCTCTTGAAGCGTGTACTTCGAGCGGGAGACACCTTGTTTGTTAAGTCTATCAATCGCTTTGGTAGAAACAAACAGGAAATTTTGAAGGAATGGCAATGGCTGATCGATGCGAAGGTTCACGTTGTCGTGATCGACATTCCCATACTTGATACGCGCAAGTACCAGGAGTTGGATGGGATCAATCAGCTCATTATGGATTTGGTGCTTCAGCTATTGAGCTGGCTTGCGGAAGAAGAGCGGAATGAGATTAAACAGGCACAGGCTGAAGGGATTGCCGAAGCCAGGAAGAAAGGGAAGCACCTGGGGAGACCGCAAATAAATCTAAAAACTCTTACGCCAGGGCAGAGGGGCATCCTAGAGGAAAATTATAAGAGCTGGAAGAATAATGAGCTATCGGCTGTGGATTTTATGAAAAAGCTGGATCTGAAGAAAAACACTTTTTACAAAATAGTGAGGGAATATGAACAACAAGCATTTGTATAGGGGGATAACATTTTGAAACGTACAAGAGAATTCTATTTAGAACTGAAAGTACCTGAAGATAAAATATTATTGGAAGAGAACAGTCCTTATCCCTATCAATCTTCAGCGTTCCCTTTTTTTATGTACAAGGTAAATCATGAAAGTATTCAGGCCATTACATTTCATGAATACCCCAGGGGATTAATTCTTTCGGTGAAACTACCAAGTCAATCAGTACAAGCGGACGAAACAGGTGAGATTGATATGACTAAATATCTACTTGAAGCGTTGTTAAGTGAGGGGTTTGAGTGGTTTCATTCTAGTGAAATGGATACTTTATGGTAGTTATGGATGTTTGTGATTGTGATGCAAAACTGTATAGAAGAGATAGGAGTGATCAAATTGGAAGAATTGAAAACAGAATGGCTTGAGGGAAATTTAGGGCGTGCTCTAACAGATACAGAACAGCGCTATATAAAATGGATCAATGGGCTGGATCATGAGACAATACAGGTAATAGGTGGGATGATTGACCAAGCGCACCGGTTTGGCTACATCAGCGGTCAGGTTGAATCGGGAGAGAGTTTGAAGTGATTCGGTATGAAGAAGGGATGAATAGAATTTGAATATAACAACTTCATTTAATATTGAGTATCCAGTAGGACTTGATACTCAACGTATCAAGGGACATATGTTTCTTTTCACAAAAATGATGCTTAACGGCTTCGCAAAATATGAGCTTGTCGTAAAGGTCTATCTGACATGGGACAAAGTTTATGTTTTTGTTGATGATCATGTAAAGGAATATGGATTGTATGGATCTGGATCAGAGGCTGAACTTATTTATCTGACTTCTCATAAAAAGGATTCGTTTCTGACTGTGCTGGAGTCAAGCAGTTGAACATATCAAATCAATCAGAAAAGAACGAGACTGGATTAGGGTATCGCGATCAGGGAACCCATAAAGGGAGGTGTGAACTGAGATGACAATTACTTTACTGATTTTAAATGTAATTTTATTCTTCCTTTGCTTCGGATCATTTTTGGTGAATTATTCAAGGGGAAGAACTAAGGCAATGGCAATTGTGGGAATATGCATGTTGTTTTCCTTATCTTCCGCATGTCTACTTCTTAATAAATTCGCAAATGTTATGTTATAGAAACCAATCAATCAATATATTAGAATTGAAAAAAACATGACTGGAATAGAGTATCAGCGACAATCGAACTTTGTACATGGTCAGATCCAGATAACAACCCTTCTCTTGGGTGAAGAATGGAAATACAAGGAGACAGGGCGTACCTACTATGAATACCTAACCTATCTAGTAAACAAGTATGAACTGCTTGGGGTATATCGAATTAACGAGCTTAAAGTGGGAGGATCAAAACATGATTAAAATAGAAAGGGCTGTATATTCTTGACTGAACAATATATTGCAAGTATTAAAAATAACACAACAGGTACATGGGTAAGTGAAGTAACTCCTAATGAAAATATAACTCAATCATGGTTCAAACCTAAGATTATTCTTAGTTATAGTTCGACTCTTTTGAAAGAAGACCGCCTTATATTCAGAGAGAAAAAAGAAGCTGAAAGTGTGCTGAAAACATTAAACTCTATTTCTTCCGATACGTTCACTATCGTAATTGAAAAGGAAGATGTTATTGTGAGTGAAGACTTTCCTACTGTATGTGTAAAACCAGAACAATTTCGAGAATTGCTGACACAACAAATCAATGAATTTATAAGAATTGAAAAGAACGAAACTGGATTAGAGTATCAGCGAAAGTCGTACTTTGTACGTGGTCAGATTAAAATGATAACCCGTCTCATAGGCGATGAAAGGAGATATGAGGAAACAGGGCGCAGCGACTATGAGTTCCTAACCTATTTAGTAAACAAGTATGAGTTGCTTGGGGTATATCGAATAAACGAGCTTAAAGTGGGGGGAGCAAAACATGATTAAAGTGGTAGAAGTGTTGCCAGGGCAGGAACCAGTTATAAAGGAAATACCGTCACTACATGGTACATATGGGCAAGAGCTGTTTAAGGAGCCCTGGCGCGATCATAGCAAGTTAGGTAATGATTTATATGTGGCCGTTGGAGATTCAGCGGCTCTTACCGGCAAGCCGGTTAACTTTACCCTTTCTTTCGGGTCGGCTCCGGTGAGCGTCTGCGGACCAGCCGTTTTTGTGACAAGGGTTTGGGAGAGCGGTGGCGAGACGTTTGACGAGTATAAGTCTCTGTTAGCCGGGGAAGCAGCGGCTATTGTGGAGTTGTTAAAAAGGGATCGGAGCCGATTCGATCCGAGTGAGTTTCATGAACTTCTAGGCTTGGAAATCTAATGTTCGTCTTTTGAAGTAATCTGGATCCCAGGAAACCTTCTGCAGCAGCTCTTTTTTAGAGCAATACCCGAACGTTAAAATTATGGCCAACTAAAAAAAACGGCTGAGAGCCGAATATTAGCATGGGGGGGATTAAATGTTCATTTCTCCAGAAGAGTATTCAAAACATGTCGATATCGGCTTAATCGTATTTGGAATCATTGCTGTTCTATTGTTCATCTTAATCTGTTATCGAGAAAAAAAAGCCAGAAAAAATAGATTCTGATCCCGGCCAGCTATTGTAGCTGGCTTTTTATTTTAATGCTGTGTCCAATAGTCGATATTATGGATCGGTTCGATGGGGGTAGCTTTGGGTTCAACGATTTCCCAACCTTGTAGTATTTTAATAGACTCGACTTGTTTTTTGTTGTCCCAGGTAATAAAGAGCTGGTCTTCCAGACGAATTAAGCACTTTTGGATCTCGCCGTTGGATTTACCCGTTTTATTCATTAACTCTTGCATGGAAGGCATTCTCCTACGCGCAACGGAATAGTTGTAGAGGATTCTATGGATCTTGCGCTCTAAATCTGAAAGCATCGCAGCAGCTCCTAAGCTATTTGAATACTTCAATTATAAGAGAACGCATGTTCCTTTTCAAGATTGCATAAATTGAAGTGAGTCTGTGAGTATATATATTCTATCTCTATTTTTTGATACAACAGTTATGTTGTCTCCATAATGCGATATATCATGAGTTAGTAAGTCAAATTCAACTTCGTTTTGGATTTTTCTTTCGCCATCTTCAAGTTCAACCGATGTAGCTTTCAACATAAAAGTCATTTGAGATCTCCTTCAGAATGAATAGTGCCTATAATCTTATCACATTTAGATATTTATAGTAAATTCATTATCCATACCTCCATTCTCTCTATAACGTACAGTTTATAAGCGGGAGCCTGTTAAATACATATTATTGTATTACCGATGGAATTGCGGCGTAGGTCCAATAGTCGATATTATGGATCGGTTCGATGGGGGTAGCTTTGGATTCAACGATTTCCCAGGATTTACCCAACTTCTCGTCCTGCATCCTAGCAAAATGCCCGGCTCCCCGATTCTTAGGGTGGAGTTTAGGTACGTACGTCTCATACGGTCCAATTCAGTAGGATTCATACTACTTACCCTCCCAACGATGACCACAATCACGGCACTCATGGAACAACACTTGCTCGACAACATAATCCACCAGTGAACGAATCTCACCGTTCTCAACTAAAGCAGATCCTCTTATGTTCACACGACTATACACATCATTACTTTCACAGTTGACACATTCCATGAACATTCTCATAAGTCATTTGAGTTCTCCTTCAGAATGAATAGTATTTATAATCTTATCAAACAAATTAGATATCTATAGCAAATTCATTATCCATACCTCCATTCTCTCTATAACGTACAGTTTATAAGGGATTGGCTATTAAGTACATATGGTACAATAAGGAAAAATAGGTGAAGGAGTAGTTATGAAAAAAGATAGAAATACGGGAATGGTACGCAAGATAGATGCATTGGGGCGTATTGTGCTGCCGATGGAATTGCGGCGTGTACTTGGAATTGAGATTGGCGATCCGCTTGAATATTTTGTTGATGATGATAATGTACGTCTGACACTGAGGACATATCGAACCCAGGAATGCATGTTTTGTTTAACAACCGTTGAGCTGTCTTATTTTAAGGAATATTTCATCTGTGGTTCATGTTTAGAACAGGTTTCCGGAAACGAGAAATTGCCTGAAGAGGTAGCGGCATCCGATCCGGAAGTGGCCGCTACGTTGGAAGAAGTAAACACTGAAAAAGAAATAGCGATTAAACCAAAATGGGCACGAAGCAAGGAAACAATCCTCCTGCTGGCTAAGGTTATGGAACAGTACCCGGATGCACCACAAAAAAAGTGGGCCGAGCTGGTGGGTATATCCCAGGGCCGAGTCAGTCAGTTAGTGAAAAAATTGAATACAGCCGACCGATCTCCTGGATCTGGTGAACACTGATGGATAAAGAATTGCTTCGGCTGCTTGGATTGCCAGACGCCGGTTCTTTTTGATCTTGCTGAACATTGCTCCAGTTATTTTCCCGTGGGTCTGAAGGTGAGTACGTACCCTATGATCGAGTAAGTGGATATTTCAAAAAAAGAGAACGTGCGAAAGGTTATGAAGGAATATGAGCAAGCGCAGATGATAGGGGAAGGATAATAGCATGCCTAGCACATAATTAGCTAGGCTTGTTAGTTTAGTAAATTAAATATCCTGTCTCCTTATACTCTACGAATACGACATCTTCCTCAGCTTGCGGCTCCCCACTAATCTTCGAATTAGATACAGCCCTTTCTATCGCTTCCAGACGTACTTTTTCGTCCGTAGGATCGGCCACTTTCAAATCAAATGTCCGACGAGTCCCCCCCTCGAACGTAACAGTGCAAAGATAGTGATGCATAATCGTCCGATATGCCGCGTCTTCCAACGTGGGCAGTGCATTAAGTTGATCACGAATGACATCAATTTCGGTCTGAATCACAGACATTTCATCCAGATCCATTGCCGGACTGACTTTTAGCGCCAAATTCAGCATTTCATTCGTCAATACCACACGTTTTTCATTGATTTCCTTCACTTTTTTATAATTCATTCTCACTAATCCCCCTTATTATCGTTGTGCAACCTACGGAAGTAGTCCGCATAACTCTCGTATGTACCGTCTGCTATCTCCTGATCGATCTTAGCCCATTCGTTTTCTGGCAAGTTGATTCGGAGCGGTTTTGACTGCCCCATCTTCTTCCGGCCTGCGCCTTCCCTTGCACCACCATAATTTTTATTGTGATATCCTTGTCTTGCCATAATCTCACTCCTGCAACACTTATTTCAAAAATAACCTCTGAATTCATTGTACTGCAGATTCTTGAAAAAAGCAACGTTTTTCATTCTCGCAGGAATTTTGATTTTTGTTGCACATTTCAAAATACGTACCCTGATACATGTCGCATCTTTCAAACCGGAATATAAAAAAAAAGGGCCCACCCTTATTAAAATGTACTTTACAAGGGGGTACATTTCATATTCCGGGCAGGCTCTCGCTTATTGATCAACCTGACCTCCGATTAGACCGGACCCTGACGTAGGCGCTCTCATGGATTGTTGGGGGAGCGCCTTTTAGTAATTGAAACAGCCTAGCCAGCCAGATCAAGACTTGTCTCTTGGCGAGAAGTTCGCTTCACTACTCGATTAATTAAGATCCATTTATACTATAAGAGTAAGGTAATCAAACTTAATGAAGCGGGAGCGTGTTACTATGAAAACAGAAGTGATATTGCATTCAGGAATCTATCGTTTCAAATGGCCTTATCTTACGAGCCACTTGGTTCCAAATGATGCAGGGGAAGTCACGGTCTATGATTGTGACGTAGAAATGAGAGTTGGGCAGGATGAAGATTTAAAAGAGGGCAAATTAGTTACAATCATTATTACTTCTTACAGTCCTCCAGGTGTTCAAAATAGAATTGAACACATTGCTACAAAAATTCGGATAGCGTTCTTTGATCATATCTTCCATGAACGCCACTATGAAAAACCGATTGTGCCTGAAGAAAGCATACGCTGGATTGAACAGCATCTATTCTCAAAAG from the Paenibacillus xylanexedens genome contains:
- a CDS encoding recombinase family protein, which produces MRTITREYGYARVSTKNQNEDRQLTVLREQGIPEDYIFVDKVSGKNFDRPEYQLLKRVLRAGDTLFVKSINRFGRNKQEILKEWQWLIDAKVHVVVIDIPILDTRKYQELDGINQLIMDLVLQLLSWLAEEERNEIKQAQAEGIAEARKKGKHLGRPQINLKTLTPGQRGILEENYKSWKNNELSAVDFMKKLDLKKNTFYKIVREYEQQAFV
- a CDS encoding AbrB/MazE/SpoVT family DNA-binding domain-containing protein, with amino-acid sequence MKKDRNTGMVRKIDALGRIVLPMELRRVLGIEIGDPLEYFVDDDNVRLTLRTYRTQECMFCLTTVELSYFKEYFICGSCLEQVSGNEKLPEEVAASDPEVAATLEEVNTEKEIAIKPKWARSKETILLLAKVMEQYPDAPQKKWAELVGISQGRVSQLVKKLNTADRSPGSGEH